In Primulina huaijiensis isolate GDHJ02 chromosome 6, ASM1229523v2, whole genome shotgun sequence, a single window of DNA contains:
- the LOC140979450 gene encoding TATA-box-binding protein 2-like isoform X1, whose translation MADPQGLEGTQPVDLSKHPSGIVPTLQNIVSTVNLDCKLDLKAIALQARNAEYNPKRFAAVIMRIREPKTTALIFASGKMVCTGAKSEQQSKLAARKYARIIQKLGFPAKFKDFKIQNIVGSCDVKFPIRLEGLAYAHGAFSSYEPELFPGLIYRMKQPKIVLLIFVSGKIVLTGAKVRDETYTAFENIYPVLTEFRKVQQWYLT comes from the exons ATGGCAGATCCACAAGGGCTGGAAGGAACCCAGCCGGTTGATCTTTCCAAGCATCCTTCTGGAATTGTTCCAACTCTCCA GAATATTGTGTCAACAGTCAATTTGGACTGTAAATTGGATCTTAAAGCTATAGCTTTGCAAGCTCGCAATGCAGAATACAATCCCAAG CGTTTTGCTGCTGTGATCATGAGGATAAGAGAACCGAAAACGACAGCTCTAATTTTTGCGTCTGGAAAGATG GTTTGCACGGGAGCGAAAAGTGAACAACAGTCAAAATTAGCCGCTCGGAag TATGCTAGAATTATTCAGAAGCTTGGTTTTCCTGCAAAATTTAAG GATTTCAAGATTCAGAACATAGTCGGTTCATGTGATGTTAAGTTTCCTATTCGTCTTGAAGGTCTTGCATATGCGCATGGTGCCTTTTCAAGC TATGAACCAGAACTTTTCCCTGGGTTAATCTATCGGATGAAACAGCCAAAAATCGTGCTGCTTATTTTTGTATCTGGAAAGATTGTTCTCACCGGAGCCAAG GTCAGGGATGAGACTTATACTGCCtttgaaaatatatatccaGTTCTCACCGAATTTCGAAAAGTTCAGCAATGGTACTTAACTTAA
- the LOC140979450 gene encoding TATA-box-binding protein 2-like isoform X2, producing the protein MADPQGLEGTQPVDLSKHPSGIVPTLQNIVSTVNLDCKLDLKAIALQARNAEYNPKRFAAVIMRIREPKTTALIFASGKMVCTGAKSEQQSKLAARKYARIIQKLGFPAKFKDFKIQNIVGSCDVKFPIRLEGLAYAHGAFSSYEPELFPGLIYRMKQPKIVLLIFVSGKIVLTGAKVRDETYTAFENIYPVLTEFRKVQQ; encoded by the exons ATGGCAGATCCACAAGGGCTGGAAGGAACCCAGCCGGTTGATCTTTCCAAGCATCCTTCTGGAATTGTTCCAACTCTCCA GAATATTGTGTCAACAGTCAATTTGGACTGTAAATTGGATCTTAAAGCTATAGCTTTGCAAGCTCGCAATGCAGAATACAATCCCAAG CGTTTTGCTGCTGTGATCATGAGGATAAGAGAACCGAAAACGACAGCTCTAATTTTTGCGTCTGGAAAGATG GTTTGCACGGGAGCGAAAAGTGAACAACAGTCAAAATTAGCCGCTCGGAag TATGCTAGAATTATTCAGAAGCTTGGTTTTCCTGCAAAATTTAAG GATTTCAAGATTCAGAACATAGTCGGTTCATGTGATGTTAAGTTTCCTATTCGTCTTGAAGGTCTTGCATATGCGCATGGTGCCTTTTCAAGC TATGAACCAGAACTTTTCCCTGGGTTAATCTATCGGATGAAACAGCCAAAAATCGTGCTGCTTATTTTTGTATCTGGAAAGATTGTTCTCACCGGAGCCAAG GTCAGGGATGAGACTTATACTGCCtttgaaaatatatatccaGTTCTCACCGAATTTCGAAAAGTTCAGCAATG A
- the LOC140979449 gene encoding uncharacterized protein, which translates to MENLQEELRKKDIGWNYGKMVNPDKISDGILCNFCQKVTKGGITRLKQHLAGAFKNTKLCPKAPACVKQEMKDHFEEKLAQKTVMDSMPHFDDVFDIEKQGDDIDPHGDPSSRGKQSASISSSGNSSMLMPKKPRSLGPINAFFKLDAKNQGGKAPQFNEVQKKLRSDAIQKFARWMYDAGIAFNVVKYDSLKPVIEAIGQYGPGMKPPSYHEVREPLLKEEINHTKLILKQNEEEMAKNGCTLMADEWRDRKGRSLINFLVNTPKGSMFIESVDASSFSHTGEKMFELLDKFVQNVGVYNIVQVVIDSASNNVYAGKKLMDKYPNLYWAPCAAHCLDLMFEDIFKMPDLKRALERAIKVNGYIYNRTMVLNMMREFTCQKDLIRPAKTRFTTTFLTMRNFQQHKQHLRKMFTSEIGVKANLRRNRLVSKHRKLF; encoded by the exons ATGGAAAACCTACAAGAAGAATTGAGAAAAAAAGATATTGGATGGAACTATGGGAAGATGGTTAATCCAGACAAGATTTCTGATGGAATATTATGCAACTTTTGCCAAAAAGTTACAAAAGGTGGGATAACAAGGCTCAAACAACATCTTGCGGGagcatttaaaaatacaaaacttTGTCCAAAAGCCCCGGCATGTGTTAAGCAAGAAATGAAAGATCACTTTGAAGAAAAGTTAGCCCAAAAAACTGTCATGGATTCGATGCCTCACTTTGATGATGTTTTTGATATCGAAAAGCAAGGAGATGATATTGATCCACACGGGGATCCATCCTCTCGTGGAAAGCAGTCGGCATCTATTTCTTCCTCGGGCAACTCGTCAATGTTAATGCCCAAAAAACCACGGTCATTGGGTCCTATAAATGCTTTCTTTAAGCTAGACGCAAAGAATCAAGGTGGTAAAGCACCCCAATTTAATGAAGTTCAGAAAAAGTTGAGGTCTGATGCAATTCAAAAATTTGCAAGGTGGATGTATGATGCAGGGATCGCATTCAATGTAGTCAAATATGACAGCTTAAAGCCAGTGATCGAAGCTATTGGACAATATGGTCCTGGGATGAAACCACCTAGTTACCATGAGGTGAGAGAACCACTTTTAAAGGAAGAGATCAACCATACAAAGctgattttgaaacaaaatgaaGAGGAGATGGCGAAGAATGGTTGTACTTTGATGGCTGATGAGTGGAGAGATAGAAAGGGGAGATCACTTATCAATTTCTTGGTGAATACCCCAAAAGGCAGCATGTTTATTGAATCAGTTGATGCATCTAGCTTCTCTCACACGGGTGAGAAGATGTTTGAGTTGCTTGACAAGTTTGTGCAAAACGTTGGGGTGTATAATATCGTTCAAGTGGTCATCGACAGTGCATCAAATAATGTTTATGCGG GAAAGAAGTTGATGGATAAATATCCAAACTTGTATTGGGCCCCTTGTGCAGCACATTGTTTGGATTTGATGTTTGAGGACATATTCAAAATGCCAGATTTGAAGAGGGCACTTGAGCGGGCAATTAAGGTTAACGGATATATTTACAACCGAACTATGGTGTTGAACATGATGAGAGAGTTCACCTGCCAAAAAGACCTTATCAGGCCAGCTAAAACTCGTTTTACCACCACTTTCTTGACTATGAGAAACTTTCAGCAGCATAAGCAACATTTGAGAAAGATGTTTACTTCAGAAATTGGAGTAAAAGCAAATTTGCGAAGGAACAGACTGGTAAGCAAGCAcagaaaattattttga